In Arthrobacter citreus, a single genomic region encodes these proteins:
- a CDS encoding LCP family protein has translation MKEKPKKIRKTKRKSLKILLSLVIILIAFIGYKGIKAYFKLQNATQGEVIHSSMRNQELKDTQPFSILFLGIENYSTKGQGGRTDTIILATVNPKDKTVEKMSIPRDTYVEIPDQNKKSKINGAYNSGLQSSVNTVENFLHVPIDYYVTVDFGGFKNIVDEVGGINVDVPFDFWQYTDTKPRYKVYFKKGNQHLNGTEALAYARMRKRDPRGDFGREERQQQAMLAIIDKIKSPETLFKIDKYASVFSKNVKTNMSLSEGLFLFNDMKETNSKNITTLKLDGKDDYIDRIYYYMPDQTSVNAITSSLRNHLELDKSQANSNSK, from the coding sequence ATGAAAGAAAAGCCTAAAAAAATCAGAAAAACAAAAAGAAAGTCTCTTAAAATATTACTGTCGCTAGTTATAATTCTTATAGCATTTATTGGATATAAGGGAATAAAAGCATACTTTAAATTACAAAATGCTACTCAGGGTGAAGTTATTCACTCAAGTATGCGTAATCAAGAATTAAAAGATACTCAACCGTTTTCCATTTTGTTTCTAGGAATTGAAAACTATTCAACAAAAGGTCAAGGTGGTAGAACGGATACCATCATTTTAGCGACTGTTAATCCAAAAGATAAAACTGTAGAAAAAATGAGTATTCCTCGTGATACTTACGTGGAAATTCCAGATCAAAATAAAAAATCTAAAATTAATGGTGCATATAACAGTGGTCTTCAATCATCAGTAAATACTGTAGAAAACTTTTTACATGTCCCAATTGATTACTATGTTACTGTAGACTTTGGTGGTTTTAAAAATATTGTTGATGAAGTTGGTGGAATTAATGTTGATGTTCCATTTGATTTTTGGCAATATACCGATACTAAACCACGTTATAAGGTTTACTTCAAAAAAGGAAATCAACATCTGAATGGTACAGAAGCTTTAGCCTATGCTCGAATGAGAAAGCGCGATCCCCGTGGTGATTTTGGACGTGAAGAACGTCAACAACAAGCCATGCTGGCAATTATCGATAAAATAAAGTCACCCGAAACTTTATTTAAAATAGATAAATATGCAAGCGTATTTAGTAAAAATGTCAAAACAAATATGAGCTTGTCTGAAGGATTATTTTTATTCAATGATATGAAAGAAACTAATTCTAAAAACATAACGACATTAAAATTGGATGGAAAAGACGATTATATTGACAGGATTTACTATTATATGCCTGATCAAACTAGCGTAAATGCTATAACAAGTAGTTTGAGAAATCATCTTGAGCTTGATAAATCACAAGCTAATTCTAATTCAAAATAA
- a CDS encoding IS3 family transposase: protein MKKIIECQQDPDINWSYGYPRVKTWLSKVYGLKVNHKKIYRLMRSNKIQAKILKKKWKHFGRKEKFVLSRNYLNREFSAKRPNEKWVTDITYLLFNGKKIYLSSILDLYNNEIVA, encoded by the coding sequence GTGAAAAAAATTATTGAATGCCAACAAGATCCAGATATTAATTGGAGTTATGGCTATCCAAGAGTTAAAACTTGGCTGAGTAAAGTGTATGGACTAAAAGTGAATCATAAGAAAATATATCGTTTGATGAGATCAAATAAGATACAAGCTAAGATACTAAAAAAGAAATGGAAACATTTTGGACGCAAAGAAAAGTTTGTCCTTTCAAGAAACTATTTAAATAGAGAATTTTCAGCCAAACGTCCAAATGAAAAATGGGTAACAGATATTACCTACTTACTTTTTAACGGGAAAAAAATCTATTTATCTTCTATATTAGACCTATATAATAATGAGATTGTCGCTTAG
- a CDS encoding DinB family protein, translating into MRPRPLSIENPENARYVSLVPNGDIKEILSKQRTKTITLLSSVSEESSRKAYAPGKWTLKEVIGHMTDSERVMSYRMLAIARNESAPLPAMDQDQYVSAANFNKLSWEQLLAGLDTVRSNTLSLISTIDDAAWDRNGTVMNKPVSIGIIAYGIAGHELHHMKVISDKYL; encoded by the coding sequence GTGCGTCCACGACCATTATCTATTGAAAATCCAGAGAATGCTAGGTATGTTAGTCTTGTGCCAAATGGAGATATTAAAGAAATACTTAGTAAGCAACGAACTAAGACTATTACCCTCTTAAGTAGCGTATCAGAGGAGTCATCAAGGAAGGCGTACGCACCAGGGAAATGGACTTTAAAAGAAGTGATTGGGCATATGACCGACTCGGAACGTGTGATGTCGTATCGAATGCTTGCCATTGCACGAAATGAAAGTGCACCACTCCCAGCAATGGATCAGGATCAATATGTTTCTGCGGCAAACTTCAACAAACTATCCTGGGAGCAGCTACTAGCCGGTTTAGACACGGTACGCTCCAACACGTTAAGCCTTATTTCAACCATTGATGATGCAGCGTGGGATCGTAATGGAACTGTAATGAACAAGCCAGTTTCGATAGGTATCATTGCATATGGCATTGCCGGGCACGAGTTACACCATATGAAAGTGATTAGTGATAAATACTTATAA
- a CDS encoding 2'-5' RNA ligase family protein — translation MYGVVALFDEKTEKMIRDIWSELRESSISFYADEVIDRKPHITLASYNQLNLSKFTEQMDKLYENELEINITLNSIGSFLNTGIFYYSPIVTKDLIEFHENFHAQFKQFNDNPKSMYLPGSWVPHCTLANRLTPEKLSEAYNYCLDRNDPIVGKIQEIGVIELVNKNNAPIVYSKSLNAKTRK, via the coding sequence ATGTACGGAGTTGTAGCACTATTTGATGAAAAAACTGAAAAAATGATTAGAGATATATGGTCAGAGTTAAGAGAAAGTTCGATTTCTTTCTATGCCGATGAAGTAATAGATCGTAAACCCCATATTACTTTGGCTAGCTATAACCAATTAAATTTATCAAAGTTCACCGAACAGATGGATAAACTGTACGAGAATGAGTTGGAAATAAATATTACTCTTAATTCAATTGGATCATTTTTAAATACTGGGATATTTTATTATTCACCAATTGTTACAAAAGATTTGATAGAGTTTCATGAGAATTTTCACGCTCAGTTTAAACAATTTAATGATAATCCAAAGTCCATGTACTTACCTGGTAGCTGGGTACCGCATTGTACTCTAGCAAACCGTTTGACACCGGAAAAGTTATCTGAAGCATATAATTACTGTTTAGATCGAAATGATCCGATTGTTGGTAAAATACAGGAGATTGGTGTTATTGAGTTGGTTAATAAGAATAATGCGCCTATCGTTTATTCAAAGTCATTAAATGCAAAAACTCGTAAATGA
- a CDS encoding GNAT family N-acetyltransferase has product MTNSLSPTTAISLEFYDSRFDEQLKNYYLTDEHLKFTGLPIDNLEICKLEEERHAIVIVSNNEVTGFFVLHGWEGVQQYSDNADAILLRAYSIDSNFQGKGIAKQSLELLPDFVKAHFPEKTEIILGVNHKNIAAQHVYLKSGFVDKGVRVMGEKGELFVMHMDLI; this is encoded by the coding sequence ATGACTAATTCTTTATCGCCAACTACAGCTATTTCTTTGGAGTTTTACGATTCAAGATTTGATGAGCAGTTAAAGAACTATTATTTAACGGATGAGCACTTAAAGTTTACTGGATTACCGATCGATAATTTAGAAATATGTAAATTAGAGGAAGAACGTCATGCTATCGTAATAGTAAGTAATAACGAAGTAACTGGTTTTTTTGTATTGCATGGTTGGGAAGGGGTTCAGCAATATAGCGATAACGCAGATGCTATTTTACTTAGGGCTTATTCAATTGACTCTAATTTTCAAGGGAAAGGGATTGCGAAACAGTCTTTAGAATTATTGCCTGATTTTGTAAAAGCACATTTTCCTGAAAAAACTGAAATCATTTTAGGTGTAAATCATAAAAATATCGCTGCGCAGCATGTTTACTTAAAAAGTGGATTTGTTGATAAAGGCGTAAGGGTAATGGGGGAAAAAGGTGAGCTTTTTGTAATGCATATGGACCTAATATAA
- a CDS encoding HAD hydrolase-like protein has translation MRFGFDIDDTLIDLRQHAFQIYNKKLNKNVPIEVYNELKTVEIHEAFGLTAEEGGQMWNSNLEETYFTTCPPFPYAVETLQELEKQGHEIYYVTARNKEYGDRTKEWLIKNGFPVHQDRFYCGMKDSEKIHIIKELDLDYYFDDKPAILNTLSELTLKVYLKDTSYNRGLDIPRITCWSELKDIVEQN, from the coding sequence ATGAGATTTGGATTCGATATTGATGATACTTTAATTGATTTAAGACAGCATGCTTTTCAAATTTATAATAAAAAATTAAATAAAAATGTTCCGATAGAAGTTTACAATGAACTAAAGACAGTTGAAATTCATGAGGCTTTTGGCTTAACGGCAGAAGAAGGTGGCCAAATGTGGAACAGTAATTTAGAAGAAACCTACTTTACTACTTGTCCTCCTTTTCCTTATGCGGTAGAAACATTACAAGAATTAGAAAAACAAGGCCATGAAATTTATTATGTGACTGCTAGAAATAAAGAATACGGCGACCGAACAAAAGAATGGTTAATAAAAAATGGATTTCCAGTTCATCAAGATCGCTTTTATTGCGGCATGAAAGACTCTGAAAAAATTCACATTATAAAAGAATTAGATTTAGATTACTATTTTGATGATAAACCAGCAATTTTGAATACACTTTCTGAATTAACTTTAAAAGTATATTTAAAAGACACATCATATAATCGAGGGTTAGATATTCCTCGCATTACATGTTGGTCTGAATTAAAAGATATTGTTGAACAGAATTAA
- the ribD gene encoding bifunctional diaminohydroxyphosphoribosylaminopyrimidine deaminase/5-amino-6-(5-phosphoribosylamino)uracil reductase RibD, whose translation MSNHEFYMNLAIQNAMATKGQTDPNPLVGSVIVNDNRIVGIGTHLKAGEPHAEIHALRMAGEKAIGGTIYVTLEPCSHHGRTGPCAEAIVKAGLKKVVVATLDPNPLVAGRGIKILQDAGIEVITGVCEEQSIKMNEVFNKYIVENIPFVVMKSASTLDGKIATHSSDSKWITSAEARNDVHQLRNEIGAILVGVNTVIKDNPELTTRIPNGRNPVRVILDSTLKIPLDSKVVIDQQAETWIFTSQKHSEQKKIELENLGVKVFVKNDLNRVDLHEMLRTLGELSISSLLVEGGGEVNASFMNEKLVDKVIVYLAPKLIGGKNAPTFLEGTGIDMMGQAIELNDLQITKIGPDYKFVGYPKFTIA comes from the coding sequence ATGAGTAATCATGAATTTTATATGAACCTAGCGATTCAAAATGCAATGGCGACGAAAGGTCAGACTGATCCGAACCCATTAGTTGGTTCTGTTATCGTAAACGATAATCGAATCGTTGGAATTGGAACACACTTAAAAGCTGGGGAACCACATGCTGAAATTCATGCACTTAGAATGGCAGGAGAAAAAGCAATAGGTGGAACGATTTATGTAACGCTTGAGCCTTGCTCTCATCATGGACGAACTGGTCCTTGTGCAGAAGCAATTGTGAAAGCAGGCTTAAAAAAGGTTGTAGTTGCTACACTTGATCCAAATCCTTTAGTAGCAGGAAGAGGAATAAAAATACTTCAAGATGCAGGAATTGAAGTCATTACCGGTGTTTGTGAAGAGCAATCGATTAAAATGAATGAAGTATTTAATAAATATATCGTTGAAAATATTCCTTTTGTCGTAATGAAATCTGCATCTACTTTAGACGGGAAGATTGCTACTCATTCATCTGATAGCAAATGGATTACTTCCGCAGAAGCTCGAAATGATGTTCATCAATTAAGAAATGAAATTGGTGCGATTTTAGTCGGAGTTAATACCGTAATAAAAGATAATCCAGAATTAACTACTAGAATTCCAAACGGACGTAACCCAGTTCGAGTGATACTAGATTCAACTTTAAAAATTCCATTAGATTCAAAAGTTGTAATCGATCAACAAGCTGAAACATGGATTTTCACAAGTCAAAAGCATTCTGAACAGAAAAAAATAGAATTAGAAAACTTAGGTGTAAAAGTATTTGTTAAGAATGATTTAAATCGAGTTGATTTACACGAAATGCTAAGAACTCTAGGGGAACTTTCAATTTCTTCATTGTTAGTTGAAGGTGGCGGAGAAGTGAATGCTTCTTTTATGAATGAGAAACTAGTTGATAAAGTGATCGTCTACTTAGCTCCTAAGTTAATAGGTGGAAAAAATGCACCTACATTTTTAGAAGGTACAGGAATTGATATGATGGGACAAGCTATCGAACTGAATGACCTTCAAATAACAAAAATTGGTCCTGATTATAAATTCGTTGGTTATCCAAAATTTACAATAGCATGA
- a CDS encoding GTP cyclohydrolase II, whose product MINEKVVSLLKEKINVIKNNDKSIYLVGPIKLPVNLDGETVLFQWYSWLRCEDIEGDFCSDGSYNTEKIISKLASSNLAEMQQSSVLVYGDFENSEEALIRMHSICHTGDIFGSKRCDCGFQLKEAMKMISSKESGALFYLANHEGRGIGLFSKAMAYVLQEQGFDTVEANEELGFVDDARNYEDAIRVLKTLRSKPVTLITNNPRKLDALQRSGANVSGRIQLWGDKSKYNEKYLETKIVRSGHFKGGRLHE is encoded by the coding sequence ATGATTAACGAAAAAGTAGTTTCATTATTAAAAGAGAAAATTAATGTTATAAAAAATAACGATAAATCAATCTATTTAGTTGGACCGATTAAACTGCCAGTAAATTTAGATGGGGAAACTGTTCTTTTCCAATGGTATAGTTGGCTTCGATGTGAAGATATAGAAGGTGATTTTTGTAGTGATGGATCATACAACACGGAAAAAATTATTAGTAAATTAGCTTCTTCAAACTTAGCAGAAATGCAACAATCAAGTGTACTAGTTTATGGTGATTTTGAGAATTCAGAGGAAGCTTTAATTCGAATGCATAGTATTTGCCACACTGGTGATATTTTTGGAAGCAAACGTTGTGACTGCGGATTCCAATTAAAAGAAGCGATGAAAATGATTTCTTCAAAAGAATCAGGAGCTTTATTTTACTTAGCAAATCATGAAGGAAGAGGAATCGGTTTATTTAGCAAAGCAATGGCATATGTTCTTCAAGAGCAAGGATTTGATACGGTTGAAGCAAATGAAGAGTTAGGTTTCGTGGATGATGCAAGAAACTATGAAGATGCGATTCGAGTATTAAAAACGCTTCGCTCAAAACCGGTTACTTTAATTACAAATAACCCTCGTAAATTGGATGCTCTTCAAAGATCTGGAGCTAATGTGTCTGGAAGAATTCAATTATGGGGAGACAAATCAAAGTATAATGAAAAATACTTAGAAACTAAAATTGTTCGTTCGGGTCATTTTAAGGGAGGACGTTTGCATGAGTAA
- a CDS encoding NAD(P)-binding protein: MNVNTEVCIVGAGPGGALLAYLLAKNNISTVLVERHNGIDKEFRGEHLNSEGEQILKKHRLYEKVKEYGLLLMDRVEYWSENKLIKSVFPPPDSKHVGIHVPQNHLLNVILKEAIKYDNFQLLLGTRVSKLIEDQNGRYVGVKAIMNDTEITINSSIIIGADGRYSTIRKLANIPTDIIKHGYDLLWAKVPRPVSWDPTVRLTLINNQQLALFTQAGGYIQIGWNIEEGSFTKLRKNSFKPFVKQLVEAFPELTETVEKHINSWSDFVLLNVQSSRSKTWVKDGLIIMGDAAHTMSPTAALGVNIAMKDADTLAGIIIEAVQNKDISTFNLKKFENARRKEVESLQEQQLLQESSFKHNFDVTL, encoded by the coding sequence ATGAATGTGAATACAGAAGTATGTATTGTAGGTGCTGGACCAGGTGGAGCCCTATTAGCATATTTGCTTGCAAAAAATAATATTTCAACAGTTTTAGTGGAACGACATAATGGAATTGATAAGGAATTTAGAGGTGAACATTTAAATTCTGAAGGCGAACAAATCTTAAAAAAACATCGTCTATATGAAAAGGTTAAAGAATACGGTCTACTGCTTATGGATCGTGTTGAATATTGGAGCGAGAACAAACTAATTAAAAGTGTTTTTCCGCCACCAGATTCCAAACATGTTGGTATTCATGTTCCTCAAAACCATTTGCTTAATGTTATTTTAAAAGAAGCAATAAAATATGATAACTTTCAGCTTTTGTTGGGTACACGAGTATCAAAATTAATAGAAGATCAAAATGGACGCTATGTTGGTGTAAAAGCAATTATGAATGATACTGAAATAACGATCAATAGTTCAATCATAATAGGTGCAGACGGACGATATTCTACAATCCGCAAATTAGCCAACATACCAACGGACATTATTAAACATGGATATGATTTACTTTGGGCTAAAGTTCCTAGACCTGTTAGTTGGGACCCAACTGTTAGACTAACATTAATTAATAACCAACAGCTAGCTTTATTTACTCAAGCGGGAGGCTATATTCAAATTGGATGGAATATTGAAGAAGGCTCTTTTACTAAGTTAAGAAAAAATTCTTTCAAACCATTTGTAAAACAGCTAGTCGAGGCTTTTCCTGAACTGACTGAAACAGTCGAGAAACATATAAATTCCTGGAGCGATTTTGTATTATTAAATGTTCAAAGTAGCCGAAGTAAAACTTGGGTTAAAGATGGACTAATCATTATGGGAGACGCTGCACATACGATGAGCCCTACTGCTGCACTTGGTGTTAATATTGCGATGAAAGATGCAGATACTCTGGCGGGAATTATAATAGAAGCAGTGCAAAATAAAGATATTAGTACATTTAATTTGAAGAAATTTGAAAATGCTCGACGAAAAGAAGTTGAAAGCTTACAAGAGCAACAACTATTACAAGAAAGTTCATTTAAACATAATTTTGATGTAACTTTATAA
- a CDS encoding transcriptional regulator: MDFSLLCPRFEKSVELISKRWAILIIFQLLSGTQRFCTIESTLPISGRVLSERLKDLEQAGIVKRHVYPETPVRIEYSLTEKGFALEPVIKELMKWSQDWISID; encoded by the coding sequence ATGGATTTTTCTTTATTATGCCCTCGGTTTGAAAAAAGCGTAGAATTAATTAGTAAACGCTGGGCAATTCTAATAATTTTTCAACTTCTTTCTGGAACACAACGATTTTGTACAATCGAATCAACATTACCAATTAGCGGGCGCGTCCTTTCGGAAAGACTAAAAGATTTAGAACAAGCAGGAATTGTAAAGCGACATGTTTATCCTGAAACTCCAGTTCGAATCGAATACTCTTTAACAGAAAAAGGATTTGCTTTAGAGCCGGTTATTAAGGAATTAATGAAATGGTCTCAAGATTGGATATCGATCGATTAA